The following proteins are co-located in the Dromiciops gliroides isolate mDroGli1 chromosome 2, mDroGli1.pri, whole genome shotgun sequence genome:
- the LOC122742797 gene encoding olfactory receptor 13A1-like: MALINETQTIQFILQGFSEHPELRIPLFFVFLSLYMVAITGNVLIITAIIFNSSLHNPMYFFLFNLATMDIICTSSVMPKMLQGLLLEKNHISYGGCMAQLYFLTWSASSELLLLTVMAYDRYVAICHPLHYGTMMSKTLCSLLASAVWVLCAFNTAIHTGLMMRLSFCGPNVVTHFFCEVPPLLLLSCSSTYVNAIMIVLADAFYGILNFAMTLVSYTLIISSILKIRTTEGKKKAFSTCSSHLIVVSMYYTAVFYAYISPVSSYSPEKSKLAGVLYTMLSPTLNPLIYTLRNKEVKLALRKILPFFKN, translated from the coding sequence ATGGCTCTGATTAATGAGACACAGACAATTCAGTTCATCCTCCAGGGATTCTCTGAACACCCTGAACTCCGGATCCccttattctttgtttttctctcattGTATATGGTGGCCATCACTGGCAATGTCCTGATCATCACGGCCATCATATTCAATTCAAGCCTCCATAACCCCATgtactttttcctgtttaacttggCTACAATGGATATCATCTGCACCTCCTCTGTTATGCCCAAAATGCTTCAAGGGTTGCTCTTAGAGAAGAACCACATCTCATATGGGGGCTGCATGGCCCAACTCTACTTTCTCACTTGGTCTGCATCATCTGAGTTGCTTCTACTGACTGTCATGGCTTATGACCGGTATGTGGCCATCTGCCATCCCCTACATTATGGCACCATGATGAGCAAGACACTCTGTAGTTTGTTGGCCTCTGCAGTGTGGGTCCTCTGTGCCTTCAATACTGCAATACACACAGGTCTAATGATGCGATTGTCTTTCTGTGGACCCAATGTTGTTACTCATTTCTTTTGTGAGGTTCCCCCTCTCTTGCTGCTTTCTTGCAGTTCTACATATGTTAATGCAATCATGATAGTCCTGGCAGATGCCTTCTATGGAATACTGAACTTTGCGATGACATTGGTTTCCTACACTTTAATCATCTCCAGCATTCTGAAAATAAGgacaacagaaggaaagaagaaagcctTCTCCACCTGCTCTTCCCATCTTATTGTGGTATCTATGTATTATACTGCTGTGTTCTATGCCTACATAAGCCCAGTCTCAAGCTACAGTCCAGAAAAGAGTAAACTGGCTGGGGTGCTATACACCATGTTGAGTCCCACCTTGAATCCTCTGATATATACTCTAAGAAACAAGGAGGTCAAGCTGGCCCTCAGAAAAATTCTCCCTTTCTTCAAAAATTAA